In Sphaerisporangium krabiense, the DNA window CCCCACCCTCGCCTCGCTCGGGGTCATCGTCGTGGTCCTGGTCACGGTCACGCTGACCAGCCTGCGCGCCGACCAGCGTGACCGTCTCCGTGGCTCCTAGGACAGGTTGCCGGCCGCGGCGCGGAACGAGACCGCGCCGCCGGAGGTGGAGACCTTGACGTGGGTGCCCGAGCAGGTGACCTCGGGGTCGCCGGCGCCGGGGACGACGACGGTGAGCAGCGAGGTCGCGGGCGGGGACACGATCACCGTGGCGGGCACCCGCTTCATGTAGGACGGGGAGATCCAGCCCTGGTAGGGGTTCGTCCGGCCGCGCGCCAGCGTCTGGCCGGACACCGGGGCGCACGACGGCATCGCGAGCTGCACGACCGTGGCCTTCCAGCCCGTCTTGTCCTTCACCACCACGCGCCCGCCGCCCGTGGACACCGGGGTCAGCGCGGGGTCCAGGTGCCAGTAGCCGCGCGCCCGCGTGCCCGCGGGGACGGTGTCGAGCACGGCCAGCAGGTCGTCGCCGTGGTTGACCAGCACGGTCCTCTTGCGGCTCACGCCGTAGGCCTTGTCGGTCAGCGTGTAGGACTGCCGCTCCTTGCCGACGGACGAGCGGACCAGCGCGGTCGGCGTGCGCCCGCGGAACGGCCTGCCCTCGACCACCGGCACGTTGTGCGCCTCGGGGGACATCGTCCAGTAGCGGTACGCCGTGTTCTCGTAGGAGTGGAACCCGGCCTCCACCAGCACGTCGCGGCCCTGCGCGTAGTAGGTGACGCCCATGTGGTCCTCGTGGCCGTGGAACTTCAGGGCGGGGCCGAAGCGGATCGAGTAGTAGGCCGACGCCGGGTCGTCCCACGCCGTGCGGCCGAAGACGTACCCGGCCTTGAAGATCTGCACGGTCTTGGACGGGCGCGCGTAGCCCGACGGCCTGACGTCCGCGCCGCCGTCGCCGATCGGGGTCATGAACCCGCTGGGCTCGGTGGCGTGCGAGATGTAGCCCTGAAGGGAGTCCCAGCGCTTCTCGATCTCGGCGGGCACCTGGCGGCCGCAGTCCTTGATGGCCTCCATGCCCACCTTGAGGCGTTCGTGGACGTAGATGCCGTACCGGGGCGCCTGCTCCTGGAGCGCGCCCTGGGAGTCGATGTCGAGCTTCACCGACCCGGTCATGCGGCGCACCGCGAGGTCGGCCCACTCCTTGTGGCCGGTGCGGCAGCCGATGCGCAGCAGGGCGATGTCCTGGTCCAGGCCGTGGTTGTGGCCCTTCTGGTACAGGGCGGGGTCGGCCAGCACCCGGGCGTGGTCGACGAGGCTGCCGGTGAGCCAGGACGCCTTGACGTGCT includes these proteins:
- a CDS encoding heparinase II/III domain-containing protein, which encodes MTLLLAGAALSQAAPAGAGTLDTRTAQARRTAECQGDWLPSTPTSTQVMSGEVQFLDLPPVKIGERINWKWSPYKNRSWDMVFASLRWVGRLVADYETSGEQAYLDRATELIKSWVESNPRGGRGASAYAWDEHPVALRAPVLVCLSKHVKASWLTGSLVDHARVLADPALYQKGHNHGLDQDIALLRIGCRTGHKEWADLAVRRMTGSVKLDIDSQGALQEQAPRYGIYVHERLKVGMEAIKDCGRQVPAEIEKRWDSLQGYISHATEPSGFMTPIGDGGADVRPSGYARPSKTVQIFKAGYVFGRTAWDDPASAYYSIRFGPALKFHGHEDHMGVTYYAQGRDVLVEAGFHSYENTAYRYWTMSPEAHNVPVVEGRPFRGRTPTALVRSSVGKERQSYTLTDKAYGVSRKRTVLVNHGDDLLAVLDTVPAGTRARGYWHLDPALTPVSTGGGRVVVKDKTGWKATVVQLAMPSCAPVSGQTLARGRTNPYQGWISPSYMKRVPATVIVSPPATSLLTVVVPGAGDPEVTCSGTHVKVSTSGGAVSFRAAAGNLS